GATAAGGTCCGCTCGCGGGATCTTGAGATAATTGAGCAGTGCCGCCACGTCATCGGCGAGGTTTTCGTAGGTGAAATCTCGTGGGACGTCCGCCGTCCGGCCGTGACCCTGCATTTCGACGGCAATTACTTTCCGCGTTTTGGAGAGTTCGCCGATCCACCCGGTCCAGTTGTTGGTGATGGTCATGAACGCGCCGTGAAGCAACACCACCGGTTCGCCGCCACCGTGGACTTCGTAGTACATGTTGAGTCCGTTGATTGGCGCGTAGCCGGTCATTGGCACCTGCTGGGCCGACGCGTCAGCCGCCACGAGCGTCATCAGGAGGAAAGCTGTTGTCCACATGCTGGTGTCATTCCGTTTCATCTAAACACTCCTTGGCTCGCGACGTACGCGCACACGGGTTCCGGGCCTGTTATGGATTGGCTGCGTCACTTTGTCTCTGTGCTCGATCCCAGGCTCACGAGAAGCTCGTCGAGTTGGTCGAGCGTCTCGGGCAACGCGCCCGTCGATCCGGAGTCAAGCGCTTCTTTCGACGGATAGAGATCGTGCACGACCAACAACGTCTTGCCGGCGTTTCCCTCGAAGGTCACCGTGGTGATGGTCTTGCCGTTGTCTCCTTCCTCATTGGTCCAAACGAGGCGTGAGTGCGGTGTCACTTCGAGGTACGTGCCGAAGAACTCCATCGTCGAATCTTCGTGGCGAAACACCAAACGATACTGCCCCCCAGCGCGAACATCCATTTCGCAGGAAAGCAGGGTCAGCCCATACGACTTTGGTACCCACCACCTCCTGAATAGTTCTGCCTTGGTCCACGCCTCGAACACGAGGCGCGCGGGACCGTTTACGGTTCGTGTGACGACGAGTTCGAGCTCGGACTTCCGTTCCACCGTCGTGTGGTTCTTCGTGGGGGTGGCCTCACTTTCTCTTCTTTCGTCCATCGACTCTCTCCTTCCGTGTTAATTCCTCGACAACGTTGTTCAACTCGTCGAAGCGTACGCTCCAGAGCTGGCGGTACCTCTCGATCCATGCCGCCTCTTCTTCCAGT
This sequence is a window from Acidobacteriota bacterium. Protein-coding genes within it:
- a CDS encoding alpha/beta hydrolase, with amino-acid sequence MTLVAADASAQQVPMTGYAPINGLNMYYEVHGGGEPVVLLHGAFMTITNNWTGWIGELSKTRKVIAVEMQGHGRTADVPRDFTYENLADDVAALLNYLKIPRADLI
- a CDS encoding SRPBCC family protein; translation: MDERRESEATPTKNHTTVERKSELELVVTRTVNGPARLVFEAWTKAELFRRWWVPKSYGLTLLSCEMDVRAGGQYRLVFRHEDSTMEFFGTYLEVTPHSRLVWTNEEGDNGKTITTVTFEGNAGKTLLVVHDLYPSKEALDSGSTGALPETLDQLDELLVSLGSSTETK